The genomic stretch ATCGCTGAGAGCAACTAGAAAGTGATTCTTGCGACTCGCGGGGACCGGATATCGCAATGGCGAGGCAGCAGACCGTGGACCGGAACATCCCTCACCTGCGGGACATTTTTGGGTTCGGCAGCAAGTGGGAGAACGCTCGCGGCCAAGCCGAGGAAAAGGCCCCCGGGCACGATAGCGCTGTCTCGGTGGGATCCACTTCCGGCGAGGAGGAGAGCCCGAAGAACAGCAAGAAGAAGAAGTCACGTCGCCGTGATAACAGCAAGACCCTGACGGAGAGCGACGTGAAACACCTGGAACGGCATCTCTCCATGAAGAAGACCATACGCAAGAAGATCATGCGCGATCTGCAGCAGGCCTTTGTCGAGGACCCGAACGAGTTCCGCGTGGACGACATCCCGCCGGAGCAGCTCAAAGCGGAGATCAATATCCAGAGTCTGAGCTTCGGCACGCCGTCCCAAAAGCAGGGACGCACGCGTGGCAATGCTGAAAACACGTTCCTCGACATGCTGCGCGGCGgcggtaaaaaaattttacatgacttaaaaaaaaaaaaaaaagaaaaaaactaattttattttcacattttggaaaactaaatatttgaaaataatattaagttattttacttgctagataaataattattctatatcctaagtttaatttagaaataaaaatgtatttgatttttatatgaaacTAATGTCCTGCAGGTTTAGAAAAGAACGGAACGGATGGCGACAGAGATTCAGGACACGGTGGCTCGCCGACCAGAGAGGCGTCTAGCGCCCAGGATACAGATGATGAATCCAGCTACGCGTACGAGGCGCCCACCACGACGCCCACGAAAAAGAGCAGCAACTTCTGGAGACGCTTCACTATGAAGAATCGCAATAAGCGATAAATCCGCGACAACAATTGCAGCGCGCAACGAGAGAGCACCGATACTTCATATTCTCCGTTAtctcgataatttttatcagcgTAATTGACGAGGCAGAGCTTGCAACTGTgatatacataaaacaattCATCTTCacctctccctctttccccAGACAATCCATCCGTCGAATTTTAAGTGGTTCCCGAAATTCGATCCGCGCGAGGACCAAGAGATTGAACGTACAAATTTCGGACCagtatttttatcatttgcaTGACATATCACCGGACATATTTATTGCGGATTTATGAAAACAAACACTCGACAATATATCTTTCTTAAATTACAAGATAAAAAGCAATTCagataagaatttaatttataaaatgtttgtgTATGTTTtagaggagaaaaaagaaaaaaaaatttactccacGTTCAGAATTCTggattttttcattaattaagcATTTAGCGAAGAAACAGGACGATGAAATGATAACTCGCAAATGCAGTTTTAGCTGCGATCTCCGTATTTAAAACGACATGGATATCCATCCAATTTAAAGAGAGATAGAAgtaagaagaaaaacaattagGACAAATAAATCTACTTAGGAATCGTTTTAATATCTCTAttatatacttaaaaatattgaaggaA from Cardiocondyla obscurior isolate alpha-2009 linkage group LG12, Cobs3.1, whole genome shotgun sequence encodes the following:
- the LOC139106850 gene encoding uncharacterized protein codes for the protein MARQQTVDRNIPHLRDIFGFGSKWENARGQAEEKAPGHDSAVSVGSTSGEEESPKNSKKKKSRRRDNSKTLTESDVKHLERHLSMKKTIRKKIMRDLQQAFVEDPNEFRVDDIPPEQLKAEINIQSLSFGTPSQKQGRTRGNAENTFLDMLRGGGLEKNGTDGDRDSGHGGSPTREASSAQDTDDESSYAYEAPTTTPTKKSSNFWRRFTMKNRNKR